A single region of the Pirellulales bacterium genome encodes:
- a CDS encoding DUF1559 domain-containing protein: MSVQGGRAITLVELLTVIAIIAVMAALLLSAIQAVRESGQRTRCVDQQREIAQAINAHLLAQREYPGSVNLLGYRSRDVDWQTGLPNATILAQARPTPCSWAVPLLPYLERNDLLERHASKRPGLETGVPINTHVAIFLCPSDLFATRLTAFSPHTTNSYAVNCGQFDRNDRVANPQRPPTPDVQANGVFFNHFPYNHRTGRPAPIRVIHQTDTYIQRGDGLSTTLLLSENLDSGNWGAAERIEPQLGLFWWPTVAMVEGRPRAVPPLAKGVPVASINQAGGTIDQVHVEDTAARSLFARPSSLHEGGVVATFCDGHVRFLSDETDYLVYCLLMTPDGTHARDMANDRPAHELFRATPLAAGDFDD; encoded by the coding sequence GTGTCTGTGCAGGGCGGTCGCGCCATCACGCTCGTCGAGTTGCTCACGGTGATTGCCATCATCGCCGTGATGGCCGCGCTGTTGTTGTCCGCCATTCAAGCGGTGCGTGAATCGGGCCAGCGCACGCGATGCGTCGATCAGCAGCGTGAAATCGCGCAGGCCATCAACGCCCATCTGCTTGCACAGCGCGAATATCCAGGTTCGGTCAACCTGCTCGGCTATCGGTCGCGCGACGTCGACTGGCAAACGGGCTTGCCGAACGCGACCATCCTCGCGCAGGCGCGTCCCACCCCTTGCAGTTGGGCAGTGCCGCTGCTCCCCTACCTCGAGCGAAACGATCTCCTCGAACGGCATGCCTCGAAGAGGCCGGGACTCGAAACGGGGGTGCCCATCAATACGCACGTGGCGATCTTTCTCTGTCCGAGTGATCTATTCGCGACTCGGCTGACGGCATTCTCGCCACACACAACCAACAGCTACGCCGTGAACTGTGGGCAGTTCGACCGCAATGACCGGGTTGCGAATCCGCAGCGTCCACCGACCCCAGACGTGCAGGCGAACGGTGTGTTCTTCAATCACTTTCCGTACAACCACCGCACGGGGCGCCCGGCGCCGATCCGCGTAATCCATCAGACAGACACCTACATCCAACGCGGGGATGGACTCTCCACCACCTTGCTCTTGTCCGAGAATCTCGACTCGGGCAACTGGGGCGCTGCCGAGCGCATCGAACCGCAGTTGGGGCTTTTCTGGTGGCCGACCGTGGCGATGGTCGAGGGACGACCGCGGGCCGTGCCACCGTTGGCCAAAGGGGTACCCGTCGCGAGCATCAACCAGGCAGGCGGGACCATCGACCAGGTCCACGTCGAAGACACGGCCGCACGCAGTTTATTCGCGCGCCCTTCGAGCCTGCACGAAGGGGGCGTCGTGGCCACCTTCTGCGATGGCCACGTCAGGTTTCTCTCGGACGAGACGGACTATCTCGTCTATTGCCTGCTGATGACACCCGATGGCACGCATGCGCGAGATATGGCCAACGACAGGCCGGCGCACGAGTTGTTCCGCGCCACGCCATTGGCCGCAGGCGATTTCGACGACTAA